The following coding sequences lie in one Sphingobium sp. KCTC 72723 genomic window:
- a CDS encoding DUF2946 family protein, producing the protein MTGAIRHSSTARGLLAAMALLVLAIQLIAPAGFMPVRTAKGVVVTLCTGQGAVNVVVPREQAPGKGDPDDGMTGQQHCPFAASIQPLVPPLVAADLTLPAWQLAFGPIAFALKTGLIARMAAPPPPSSGPPIAY; encoded by the coding sequence ATGACGGGGGCGATCCGACATTCCAGCACCGCGCGCGGCCTGCTTGCCGCCATGGCGCTGCTCGTCCTCGCCATCCAGCTGATCGCGCCCGCCGGTTTCATGCCGGTCCGCACGGCAAAGGGCGTGGTGGTCACACTCTGCACCGGGCAGGGCGCTGTCAATGTCGTCGTCCCGCGCGAACAGGCACCGGGCAAGGGCGATCCTGACGATGGCATGACCGGGCAACAACATTGCCCCTTCGCCGCGTCGATCCAGCCGCTGGTCCCGCCGCTCGTCGCCGCCGACCTGACCCTGCCCGCATGGCAGTTGGCCTTCGGTCCCATCGCCTTCGCGCTCAAGACCGGCCTGATCGCCCGCATGGCCGCACCGCCCCCGCCTTCGTCCGGGCCGCCAATTGCCTACTGA
- the rpoC gene encoding DNA-directed RNA polymerase subunit beta', with product MNELTNFANPVAKTETFDQIQIGLASPERIRSWSFGEIKKPETINYRTFKPERDGLFCARIFGPIKDYECLCGKYKRMKYKGIVCEKCGVEVTVSKVRRERMGHIELAAPVAHIWFLKSLPSRIGLLLDMQLKQLERVLYFESYIVIEPGLTPLEKYQLLNEDELLDAQDEYGEDAFSAGIGAEAVKQMLMDLDLEGEKLILLEELATTKSELKPKKIIKRLKVVESFIDSGNRPEWMILDVVPVIPPELRPLVPLDGGRFATSDLNDLYRRVINRNNRLKRLMELRAPDIIVRNEKRMLQEAVDALFDNGRRGRVITGANKRPLKSLSDMLKGKQGRFRQNLLGKRVDYSGRSVIVTGPELKLHQCGLPKKMALELFKPFIYARLDAKGLSMTLKQAKKWVEKERKEVWDILDEVIREHPVMLNRAPTLHRLGIQAFEPVLIEGKAIQLHPLVCSAFNADFDGDQMAVHVPLSLEAQLEARVLMMSTNNILSPANGKPIIVPSQDMVLGIYYLSMEREGEPGEGMLLSDMQEVHQALFTKSVTLHTKVISRVPQTDEAGNSYLKRYETTPGRMLLGECLPHNHKVPFDVVNRLLTKKDVGDVIDEVYRHTGQKDTVLFADAIMSLGFRHAFQAGISFGKDDMVIPDSKVTLVDETKALVADYEQQYQDGLITQQEKYNKVIDAWSGCGDRVANAMMDEIRAQPRDEKTGRLAQINSIYMMAHSGARGSQAQMKQLAGMRGLMAKPSGEIIETPIISNFKEGLTVLEYFNSTHGARKGLADTALKTANSGYLTRRLVDVSQDCTIVEEDCGTDRALEMKAIVQGGSTIASLGERILGRTTAQDIVDTKDGSIVIPIGTLLDEPMIAKIEAIGTQAVKIRSPLICESKMGVCGKCYGRDLARGTPVNIGEAVGVIAAQSIGEPGTQLTMRTFHIGGAAQLNETSSLEAIADGTLELRDMPTITDSRGRRLSLARNGELAIIDSEGRERAVHRLPYGATVLFADGAPVKQGDRIAEWDPFTMPVITERPGIVKYVDLIDSKTLAEQTDEATGISQRVVTEHRGASRTKEDLRPRLTLLDDGSGEAARYMLAVGAMLSVEDGQQVQAGDVLARVSREAAKTRDITGGLPRVAELFEARKPKDNAIIAKVSGRVQFLKDYKAKRKIAINPEDGGEPVEYLIPKSKVIDVQEGDFVKRGDNLIGGSPDPHDILEVLGIEPLAEYLVAEIQEVYRLQGVKINDKHIETIVRQMLQKVEIIESGDTTLLVGEQVDREEMDEINAKLAPGFAPAAGKPVLLGITKASLQTRSFISAASFQETTRVLTEAAVQGKKDTLVGLKENVIVGRLIPAGTGAGMNRLRVAASSRDAALRAAMRATAQVDLIAPKSAAAEHAAELRQGPEAAIGDDPLAAVQGEDFTTQDLD from the coding sequence ATGAATGAACTGACCAACTTCGCCAATCCGGTCGCCAAGACCGAAACATTCGACCAGATCCAGATCGGCCTTGCCTCGCCAGAGCGCATCCGGTCCTGGTCGTTCGGCGAGATCAAGAAGCCCGAAACCATCAACTATCGCACGTTCAAGCCGGAACGTGACGGCCTGTTCTGCGCGCGCATCTTTGGTCCGATCAAGGATTATGAATGCCTGTGCGGCAAGTATAAGCGGATGAAATACAAGGGCATCGTCTGCGAAAAATGCGGTGTCGAAGTCACGGTGAGCAAGGTGCGCCGCGAGCGCATGGGCCATATCGAACTGGCCGCACCGGTCGCGCATATCTGGTTCCTGAAATCGCTGCCTTCGCGCATCGGCCTGCTGCTCGACATGCAGTTGAAGCAGCTGGAGCGCGTGCTGTATTTCGAAAGCTATATCGTCATCGAGCCGGGCCTGACCCCGCTGGAGAAGTATCAGCTTCTCAATGAAGACGAACTGCTCGACGCGCAGGACGAATATGGCGAGGACGCTTTTTCCGCCGGGATCGGTGCCGAAGCGGTCAAGCAGATGCTGATGGATCTCGACCTTGAGGGCGAGAAGCTGATCCTGCTTGAGGAACTGGCGACGACCAAGTCGGAGCTGAAGCCCAAGAAGATCATCAAGCGTTTGAAGGTCGTGGAATCGTTCATCGATTCGGGCAACCGCCCCGAATGGATGATCCTGGACGTCGTGCCGGTCATCCCGCCAGAACTGCGCCCGCTGGTGCCGCTGGACGGTGGTCGTTTCGCGACGTCGGATCTGAACGATCTGTATCGCCGCGTCATCAACCGTAACAACCGTTTGAAGCGGCTGATGGAACTGCGCGCGCCGGACATCATCGTCCGCAACGAAAAGCGCATGTTGCAGGAAGCCGTCGACGCCCTGTTCGACAATGGTCGTCGTGGCCGCGTCATCACCGGCGCGAACAAGCGTCCATTGAAGTCGCTGTCCGACATGCTCAAGGGCAAGCAGGGCCGCTTCCGCCAGAACTTGCTCGGCAAGCGCGTCGATTATTCGGGTCGTTCGGTCATCGTGACCGGGCCGGAACTGAAGCTGCACCAGTGCGGCTTGCCCAAGAAGATGGCGCTCGAACTGTTCAAGCCGTTCATTTACGCCCGTCTGGATGCCAAGGGTCTGTCCATGACCCTGAAGCAGGCGAAGAAGTGGGTCGAGAAGGAACGCAAGGAAGTCTGGGACATTCTGGACGAAGTGATCCGCGAGCATCCGGTCATGTTGAACCGCGCGCCCACGCTTCACCGTCTGGGCATCCAGGCGTTCGAACCCGTGCTGATCGAGGGCAAGGCGATCCAGCTTCACCCGCTAGTCTGCTCGGCCTTCAACGCCGACTTCGATGGCGATCAGATGGCCGTTCACGTTCCGCTGAGCCTTGAGGCCCAGCTGGAAGCGCGCGTGCTGATGATGTCGACCAACAACATCCTGTCGCCCGCGAACGGCAAGCCGATCATCGTGCCGTCGCAGGACATGGTGCTGGGCATCTATTATCTGTCGATGGAACGCGAAGGCGAGCCGGGCGAAGGCATGTTGCTGAGCGACATGCAGGAAGTGCATCAGGCGCTGTTCACCAAGTCGGTGACGCTGCACACCAAGGTCATCAGCCGGGTGCCGCAGACCGACGAGGCGGGCAACAGCTACCTCAAGCGTTACGAAACCACGCCGGGTCGCATGTTGCTGGGCGAATGCCTGCCGCACAACCACAAGGTGCCTTTCGACGTCGTCAACCGCCTGCTGACCAAGAAGGACGTGGGCGACGTGATCGACGAAGTCTATCGTCACACTGGCCAGAAGGACACCGTTCTGTTCGCCGACGCGATCATGAGCCTTGGCTTCCGTCATGCTTTCCAGGCGGGCATTTCGTTCGGCAAGGACGACATGGTCATCCCCGACAGCAAGGTGACGCTGGTCGATGAAACCAAGGCGCTGGTGGCCGATTATGAGCAGCAATATCAGGACGGCCTGATCACCCAGCAGGAAAAATACAATAAGGTGATCGACGCCTGGTCGGGTTGCGGCGATCGTGTCGCCAACGCGATGATGGACGAGATTCGCGCCCAGCCCAGGGACGAAAAGACCGGCCGTCTGGCGCAGATCAACTCGATCTACATGATGGCGCATTCGGGTGCGCGTGGTAGCCAGGCGCAGATGAAGCAGCTGGCGGGTATGCGCGGTCTGATGGCCAAGCCTTCGGGCGAGATCATCGAAACGCCGATCATCTCGAACTTCAAGGAAGGCCTGACTGTCCTTGAATATTTCAACTCCACCCACGGCGCCCGCAAGGGTCTGGCCGATACCGCGCTCAAGACGGCAAATTCGGGTTATCTGACCCGCCGTCTGGTCGACGTGTCGCAGGATTGCACGATCGTCGAGGAAGATTGCGGCACTGACCGCGCGCTGGAAATGAAGGCCATCGTCCAGGGCGGTTCGACCATCGCTTCGCTGGGCGAACGCATCCTGGGCCGCACCACGGCGCAGGACATTGTCGATACCAAGGATGGCAGCATCGTCATTCCGATCGGCACGTTGCTGGACGAACCGATGATCGCCAAGATCGAGGCGATCGGCACGCAGGCCGTCAAGATCCGCAGCCCGCTGATCTGCGAAAGCAAGATGGGCGTGTGCGGTAAGTGCTACGGCCGCGATCTGGCCCGTGGTACGCCAGTGAACATCGGTGAAGCGGTCGGCGTCATTGCGGCGCAGTCGATCGGTGAGCCTGGCACGCAGCTGACGATGCGGACATTCCACATCGGCGGCGCGGCGCAGCTGAACGAAACGTCCAGCCTGGAGGCGATTGCCGACGGCACGCTGGAACTGCGTGACATGCCGACCATCACGGACAGCCGTGGTCGTCGCCTGTCGCTCGCCCGCAATGGCGAGCTGGCGATCATCGACAGCGAAGGCCGCGAACGTGCGGTCCATCGTCTGCCTTATGGTGCAACCGTGCTGTTTGCCGATGGTGCGCCCGTCAAGCAGGGCGACCGGATTGCCGAATGGGATCCGTTCACCATGCCGGTGATCACGGAACGTCCGGGTATCGTTAAATATGTCGACCTGATCGACAGCAAGACGCTGGCCGAACAGACCGACGAAGCGACGGGCATTTCCCAGCGTGTCGTGACCGAACATCGTGGCGCATCGCGCACCAAGGAGGATCTGCGTCCGCGCCTGACCCTGCTGGACGATGGTTCGGGCGAAGCGGCCCGCTATATGCTGGCCGTGGGTGCGATGCTGTCGGTCGAGGATGGTCAGCAGGTGCAGGCCGGTGACGTTCTGGCCCGTGTCAGCCGCGAAGCCGCCAAGACCCGCGACATCACGGGCGGTCTGCCGCGCGTGGCCGAGCTGTTCGAAGCACGCAAGCCCAAGGACAACGCCATCATCGCCAAGGTGTCCGGCCGCGTCCAGTTCCTCAAGGACTATAAGGCCAAGCGCAAGATCGCGATCAACCCTGAAGACGGCGGCGAGCCGGTCGAATATCTGATCCCCAAGAGCAAGGTGATCGACGTTCAGGAAGGCGATTTCGTCAAGCGCGGCGATAATCTGATCGGTGGTTCGCCTGATCCGCACGACATTCTGGAAGTGCTGGGTATCGAGCCGCTGGCCGAATATCTGGTCGCGGAAATTCAGGAAGTCTATCGCTTGCAGGGCGTGAAGATCAACGACAAGCACATCGAAACGATCGTTCGTCAGATGCTGCAAAAGGTCGAGATCATCGAGTCCGGCGACACCACCTTGCTGGTGGGCGAGCAGGTCGACCGTGAGGAAATGGACGAGATCAACGCCAAGCTGGCGCCGGGCTTCGCGCCTGCCGCCGGTAAGCCTGTCCTGCTGGGCATCACCAAGGCCTCGCTCCAGACGCGCTCGTTCATCTCGGCCGCTTCTTTCCAGGAAACCACGCGCGTCCTCACGGAAGCGGCGGTTCAGGGCAAGAAGGACACGCTGGTCGGTCTGAAGGAAAATGTCATCGTCGGGCGTTTGATCCCGGCAGGCACGGGCGCGGGCATGAACCGTCTGCGCGTGGCCGCTTCGTCGCGCGACGCGGCGCTGCGGGCAGCGATGCGGGCAACGGCGCAGGTCGATCTGATCGCACCAAAGTCGGCTGCTGCCGAACATGCCGCAGAGCTGCGTCAGGGACCGGAAGCCGCGATCGGCGACGATCCGCTGGCCGCCGTGCAGGGTGAGGATTTCACCACGCAGGATCTGGACTGA
- a CDS encoding NAD(P)/FAD-dependent oxidoreductase codes for MIRLSGLTLPLDHPAKAIAAAICARLGIAPDDLRSHSLVRRGNDARRRSAILLVYTFDVDVADEPAVLARFAGDKDVRPTPDTAYRFVTHAPDGWSGKRPIVIGAGPCGLFAGLILAQMGFRPIILDRGKAVRERTKDTWGLWRRAELNPDSNVQFGEGGAGTFSDGKLYCRVKDPRFLGRKVLEEFVAAGAPDDILWEAHPHIGTFRLVTMVESMRRQIEALGGEYRWQHRVDDLVLEWQGDGTQALRGVVLQDGSVIESDHVVLAVGHSARPTFEMLHGRGVHIEAKPFSIGVRIEHPQSWVDKARYGTCAGHPDLGAAAYTLAHHCVNGRTVYSFCMCPGGRVVAATSEEGRVVTNGMSQYSRAEFNANSGLVVGIDPARDYPDGPLAGIDFQRHWESQAYLAGGSSYWAPGQTVGDFLARRASTTLGEVVPSYKPGVTPTDLSACLPDFVIEAIHEALPVFGRQIDRYDHPDAVMTGVETRTSSPIRITRGKDFQSLSVTGLYPAGEGAGYAGGILSAAIDGIKVAEALAQAMMR; via the coding sequence ATGATCCGCCTTTCCGGCCTTACCCTGCCCCTCGACCATCCTGCCAAGGCGATAGCAGCCGCCATCTGCGCCCGCCTTGGCATCGCGCCCGATGACCTGCGCAGCCACAGCCTGGTGCGGCGCGGCAATGACGCCCGCCGCCGCAGCGCGATCCTGCTGGTCTATACGTTCGACGTCGATGTTGCCGACGAACCCGCTGTCCTTGCCCGCTTCGCCGGTGACAAGGATGTCCGCCCGACCCCCGACACGGCCTACCGCTTCGTCACCCATGCGCCTGACGGCTGGAGCGGCAAGCGCCCGATCGTCATCGGCGCGGGACCATGCGGCCTGTTCGCGGGCCTTATCCTCGCGCAAATGGGCTTCCGCCCCATAATCCTCGACCGGGGCAAAGCCGTGCGTGAACGCACCAAGGACACCTGGGGGCTATGGCGTCGCGCCGAGCTTAACCCCGATTCCAACGTCCAGTTCGGCGAAGGCGGGGCAGGCACCTTCTCCGACGGCAAACTTTATTGCCGGGTGAAAGACCCCCGTTTTCTGGGCCGCAAAGTGCTGGAGGAATTTGTCGCCGCCGGAGCGCCCGACGATATATTGTGGGAAGCGCACCCCCATATCGGCACCTTCCGCCTCGTCACCATGGTCGAATCCATGCGTCGTCAGATCGAGGCGCTGGGCGGCGAATATCGCTGGCAGCATCGCGTCGATGATCTGGTGCTGGAATGGCAGGGCGACGGCACGCAGGCGCTGCGCGGCGTGGTGTTGCAGGACGGCTCCGTTATCGAAAGCGACCATGTCGTCCTGGCCGTCGGCCACAGCGCCCGGCCGACCTTCGAAATGCTCCATGGCCGGGGCGTCCATATCGAAGCCAAGCCCTTTTCCATCGGCGTGCGCATCGAACATCCGCAAAGCTGGGTGGACAAGGCCCGTTACGGCACATGCGCGGGTCACCCGGACCTTGGCGCAGCCGCCTATACGCTGGCCCATCATTGCGTCAATGGCCGCACCGTCTACAGCTTTTGCATGTGTCCGGGCGGCCGCGTCGTCGCCGCAACCTCGGAAGAAGGGCGCGTCGTCACCAATGGCATGAGCCAATATAGCCGCGCCGAATTTAACGCCAATTCCGGGCTCGTCGTCGGCATCGACCCGGCCCGCGACTATCCTGACGGACCGCTCGCGGGCATCGATTTTCAGCGCCATTGGGAATCGCAGGCCTATCTCGCGGGCGGTTCCTCCTACTGGGCGCCGGGGCAGACGGTCGGCGATTTCCTCGCCCGCCGCGCCTCCACGACGCTGGGCGAAGTCGTCCCCTCCTACAAGCCGGGCGTCACCCCCACCGACCTGTCGGCCTGCTTACCCGATTTCGTGATAGAGGCGATCCACGAAGCGCTACCCGTGTTCGGCCGCCAGATCGACCGTTATGATCATCCCGACGCGGTCATGACCGGCGTGGAAACCCGCACATCGTCCCCCATCCGCATCACCCGCGGCAAGGATTTCCAGAGCCTCTCCGTCACTGGCCTCTATCCGGCGGGGGAGGGGGCAGGCTATGCTGGCGGCATCCTGTCCGCCGCGATCGACGGCATCAAGGTCGCCGAAGCACTGGCGCAGGCTATGATGCGCTAG
- a CDS encoding TonB-dependent receptor family protein, with amino-acid sequence MRPIQTMRSLSLCALALSPIPALADDPPDQNRIIVTATALADEATARVQRTPGGVSLIPATDFENRLTVSLRDALAFSPGVYTQPRFGQEVRISIRGSGLSRGFHMRGLTLLQDGVPINMADDNGDFQELDPQVFQHIEVYRGANALRYGGSTLGGAINAVTPTGRSAPGIDLRLDGGSFDTLRAKAAYGHADAGGDVFVAITADQSDSERAHGNRKSLRFNGNVGIRITDRIETRFTASAQSIRQKLAGALSERDVRNNPAKGNFAGGQARNIDSIRLQNRTTIDLGTGQASFGLFYAAKALDHPIFQLIDQKAQVWGGFASLDLASDLYGLPVELTLGSQARFGSGASRQFVNIGGNPGAPTAYQIPTAQTINSYGEARIAPLPGLWLIAGGIHTHGERRIDNRFAPARSGKDSFDAFAPKFGLLYQPTDAIQFYANYSRSVELPGFSELSQTPTGGAPGFTPVRPQRAWTAEIGTRGHAGIARWDISLYRADIDGEMLQYSVLAGVIPAATFNADKTRHQGVEAGLDLTLTPWATLRQVYQFSDFRFRNDIQFGDNRLPVVPRHFYRAELRLGTDRLSIAPAIEWLPQGAWVDYANTKRVGDYALLNLGAQAQLRDGLTLFLDARNLTAKRAIGDISALVRYTPDTVATAADEGSAAFYPVERRAIYGGVRARF; translated from the coding sequence ATGCGTCCCATCCAGACCATGCGCAGCCTGTCGCTGTGCGCCCTTGCCCTGTCGCCCATCCCCGCCCTCGCGGACGACCCCCCCGACCAGAACCGCATCATCGTCACCGCCACCGCCTTGGCGGATGAAGCCACCGCCCGCGTCCAGCGCACCCCCGGCGGTGTCAGCCTCATCCCCGCCACCGATTTCGAAAACCGCCTCACCGTCTCGCTGCGCGATGCGCTGGCCTTTTCGCCCGGCGTCTACACCCAGCCGCGCTTCGGGCAGGAAGTGCGGATTTCCATTCGCGGATCCGGCCTGTCGCGCGGCTTCCATATGCGCGGGCTGACCCTGTTGCAGGATGGCGTCCCCATCAACATGGCCGACGATAATGGCGATTTTCAGGAACTCGACCCGCAGGTTTTCCAACATATCGAAGTCTATCGCGGGGCCAACGCGCTGCGCTATGGCGGCTCCACGCTGGGCGGCGCGATCAACGCCGTAACGCCCACCGGGCGCAGCGCGCCGGGCATCGACCTGCGCCTCGACGGCGGCAGCTTCGATACGCTGCGCGCCAAGGCAGCCTATGGCCATGCCGATGCGGGCGGCGACGTCTTCGTCGCGATCACCGCCGACCAGTCCGACAGCGAACGCGCCCATGGCAACCGCAAATCCCTGCGCTTCAACGGCAATGTCGGTATCCGCATCACCGACCGCATCGAAACCCGCTTCACTGCCAGCGCCCAGTCGATCCGCCAGAAACTCGCCGGGGCGCTGAGCGAGCGCGACGTGCGCAATAACCCGGCCAAGGGTAATTTCGCAGGCGGTCAGGCCCGCAATATCGATTCGATCCGCCTGCAAAATCGCACCACGATCGACCTTGGCACCGGGCAGGCCAGCTTCGGCCTGTTCTACGCTGCCAAAGCGCTCGACCATCCGATTTTTCAGCTGATCGACCAGAAGGCGCAGGTCTGGGGCGGGTTCGCCAGCCTTGATCTGGCGAGCGATCTCTACGGACTGCCGGTCGAACTGACGCTGGGCAGTCAGGCCCGCTTTGGCAGCGGCGCGTCACGGCAATTCGTCAATATCGGCGGCAATCCGGGCGCGCCGACCGCGTACCAGATTCCCACCGCACAAACGATCAACAGCTATGGCGAAGCCCGCATCGCGCCCTTGCCCGGCCTGTGGCTGATCGCGGGCGGCATCCACACCCATGGCGAACGCCGCATCGACAACCGCTTCGCCCCGGCGCGCAGCGGCAAAGACAGCTTCGACGCCTTCGCCCCCAAATTCGGCCTGCTCTACCAGCCCACCGACGCGATCCAATTCTACGCCAATTACAGCCGCTCGGTAGAATTGCCGGGCTTCAGCGAACTCAGCCAGACGCCGACGGGCGGCGCGCCCGGTTTCACCCCCGTCCGCCCGCAACGGGCATGGACCGCCGAAATCGGCACACGCGGCCACGCCGGCATCGCCCGCTGGGACATCAGCCTCTACCGCGCCGACATAGACGGCGAAATGCTGCAATATAGCGTGCTGGCGGGCGTCATCCCCGCCGCCACCTTCAACGCGGACAAGACTCGGCATCAGGGGGTGGAGGCGGGCCTCGACCTGACCCTCACTCCATGGGCCACCCTGCGGCAGGTCTATCAATTTAGCGATTTCCGGTTCCGCAATGACATCCAGTTCGGCGACAACCGCCTGCCCGTGGTGCCGCGTCACTTCTACCGCGCGGAACTGCGCCTCGGCACCGACCGGCTCAGCATCGCGCCCGCCATCGAATGGCTGCCGCAGGGGGCATGGGTCGATTATGCCAACACAAAGCGGGTGGGCGACTATGCGCTGCTCAACCTTGGCGCACAGGCGCAATTGCGCGATGGCCTCACCCTGTTCCTGGACGCGCGCAACCTGACCGCCAAGCGCGCGATCGGCGACATCAGCGCGCTGGTCCGCTACACGCCCGACACTGTGGCAACGGCAGCGGACGAAGGCAGCGCCGCTTTCTATCCGGTCGAACGCCGCGCCATCTATGGCGGCGTGCGGGCGCGCTTTTGA
- a CDS encoding PepSY-associated TM helix domain-containing protein — MADTAFYRAIWRWHFYAGLIVLPVLALMAITGALYLYKPEVEAMLYPVHVTSTPGAPLAPSRLIAAVERASGQHAIQLLHPASAQESWRVTTKPRNGAPIVHFVDAKDARLLGTMQGGGVMTIVKDLHSLALTGAIGNRLVEVVAGWAIILCVTGVYLRWPRRGSPALAIRGKATGRLFWRDLHGTLGFLSAGVILFLAVTGMPWTDVWGGGLRAVVAANQWGRPKMATIPMPAPAQDALPWTLREGGAARGPASRAPGDIGVDAVARIAAERGIRNGYQLILPAASGAPYLVATLVTRADDARAIMIDASSGAVVQDIDWRMFGPGARAVEWGIATHQGQQYGEVNRLLMLAGCICLLALCLTAPLLWWKRRRDGRLAPLPPSTPRARRIVAALMIGLGLLFPLTGLSMLAALAGEWMLARLRPA; from the coding sequence ATGGCCGACACGGCTTTCTATCGGGCGATCTGGCGCTGGCATTTCTATGCCGGGCTGATCGTCCTGCCGGTGCTGGCGCTGATGGCGATCACCGGCGCGCTCTACCTCTATAAGCCGGAGGTGGAAGCGATGCTCTATCCGGTGCATGTCACCTCCACGCCGGGCGCGCCGCTCGCCCCTTCGCGCCTGATCGCAGCGGTCGAACGCGCCAGCGGCCAGCACGCGATCCAATTGCTCCATCCCGCCTCCGCGCAGGAAAGCTGGCGCGTCACGACCAAGCCGAGAAATGGCGCACCCATCGTCCACTTCGTTGACGCCAAAGACGCACGCCTGCTCGGCACGATGCAGGGCGGCGGCGTGATGACGATCGTCAAAGACCTGCACAGCCTCGCCCTGACCGGCGCGATCGGCAACCGGCTGGTGGAGGTGGTAGCGGGCTGGGCGATCATCCTGTGCGTCACCGGCGTCTACCTCCGCTGGCCCCGGCGCGGCAGCCCCGCGCTGGCGATCCGGGGCAAAGCGACGGGCCGCCTGTTCTGGCGCGACCTGCACGGCACGCTGGGCTTCCTGTCGGCGGGCGTCATCCTGTTCCTGGCCGTTACGGGTATGCCATGGACCGATGTCTGGGGCGGCGGCCTGCGCGCCGTCGTCGCGGCGAACCAGTGGGGCCGCCCGAAAATGGCGACCATCCCCATGCCCGCCCCGGCGCAGGATGCTTTGCCCTGGACCCTGCGCGAAGGCGGCGCAGCACGGGGACCGGCATCGCGCGCGCCGGGAGACATCGGCGTCGATGCCGTCGCCCGCATCGCGGCGGAACGGGGCATCAGGAATGGCTATCAACTCATCCTGCCCGCCGCGTCGGGCGCACCCTATCTGGTCGCCACGCTCGTCACCCGCGCCGACGATGCCCGCGCCATCATGATCGACGCGTCCAGCGGCGCGGTGGTGCAGGACATCGACTGGCGCATGTTCGGTCCCGGCGCGCGCGCGGTGGAATGGGGCATCGCCACCCATCAGGGCCAGCAATATGGGGAGGTCAACCGGCTGCTGATGCTGGCGGGCTGCATCTGCCTGCTGGCCCTGTGCCTCACCGCGCCGCTGCTGTGGTGGAAACGGCGCAGGGACGGGCGCCTCGCCCCGCTGCCACCATCGACCCCGCGCGCCCGGCGGATCGTCGCGGCATTGATGATCGGCCTTGGCCTATTGTTTCCGCTCACTGGCCTGTCGATGCTCGCCGCGCTGGCGGGGGAATGGATGCTCGCGCGGCTTCGTCCCGCCTGA
- a CDS encoding MerR family transcriptional regulator — translation MDKRSSIAGIELPDHSERETYTITDLSEEFGVTARALRFYEDEGLIAPERHGLSRIYSRRDRARLAWILRGKRVGFSLTEIREMIDLYDADEAHEAQRRVTVDKCRARIALLTRQKDDIDAAIAELAAFVETIEQK, via the coding sequence ATGGACAAGCGCAGCAGCATCGCCGGGATCGAATTGCCCGACCATAGCGAACGGGAAACCTATACCATCACCGATTTGAGCGAGGAGTTCGGAGTCACTGCCCGCGCCCTGCGCTTTTACGAGGATGAAGGGTTGATCGCGCCGGAACGCCACGGCCTGTCGCGCATCTATTCGCGGCGCGACCGGGCGCGGCTGGCGTGGATTTTACGCGGCAAGCGCGTGGGGTTCAGCCTGACCGAAATTCGCGAGATGATCGACCTGTATGACGCGGACGAAGCGCATGAGGCGCAGCGGCGGGTGACAGTGGACAAGTGCCGCGCACGCATTGCGCTGCTGACCCGGCAGAAGGACGATATCGACGCGGCCATCGCCGAACTGGCGGCCTTCGTCGAAACCATCGAGCAGAAATAA